Proteins from a single region of Synchiropus splendidus isolate RoL2022-P1 chromosome 3, RoL_Sspl_1.0, whole genome shotgun sequence:
- the efs gene encoding embryonal Fyn-associated substrate, whose protein sequence is MSVSTVLAKALFDNTAESPEELAFRKGDILMVLEQEQSGGPGWWLCSLHGRQGIAPANRLRLLQTAPPPNSDIVYLTPGSPLTRSVVSSSAEDLDGVYRSPPSAGEGRGAASRHEELRRVEGGRPRSHSSSGTRPRPDWDLGVVGRPRSPSLRGRGTEVTGSVYQSPVSPLPSAAQHARQPGSLVQTESVYLAPSGLPRASEEASETTYLVPREAIPTENSDDCYLVPKGTPLAGEGVYQAPTGGVLATTAVIPNGASSAPQEIPGVYQTPSSVGANLQKTPVSVSNHQHPCQTTTPQASPRPLLKGASPNTAAIRGKPGLAHRGSPLLVRAGQGRVPGSPNFARKPPPPAPPVRGVTRKDVQQPTAASSSDTSNAPKVSDQGSATALQQEEHKPTLQSKNEPKSNGLDKNSRVPQDKEENKDSDPVDEQVYDTPPIGRWQCRVPDVVEDDGIYDTPRCVPPQVESETEVYDVPAITLNVCAADPPRNGCDVDDDDVYSVPTLPGVPSGPGESMTSLLSEDAVVIGQLYRVPSCEKRASTGDQQQDTTETDGGIYDMPALIAEVLPHSSSSSSTSTRRLSVSSNGSGDIQWRSSLCSLVHSVLSMASCSPSMLSSRDLATSLAEILSTWKASHSGDPPPPLQQAWARLSDLLPALSAIGNAPPSEGLLSLVHRSLEESSMLLQVQSRPRLPSQESLSRRPLPALPVPDGKSSGGGMGSRKGSWIQERPLPPTPQPTFPLPSTTAPVTMTVGSGEEDDPSNEYAGIGLTPIPIAVPTGDSVGYVKLQGKPDPPPIGLAQNGQTITAESRLTPSPPLPVSLSLEDSELLSFYSSQSLAHLSCLADAIDVLFTSVQGNQPPRVFVARGKSLIVTAHKLVFIGDTLSRLLTSADLRAKITTSGGRLCQALKSVVVATKGAAQNYPSVSATQEMVDRVAELSQQAAGFSTLLQRLAEISS, encoded by the exons ATGTCTGTATCG ACGGTCTTGGCAAAGGCGTTGTTCGACAACACAGCTGAGAGTCCAGAGGAGTTAGCTTTTCGGAAGGGGGACATCCTCATGGTTCTCGAACAAGAGCAGAGCGGTGGACCTGGATGGTGGCTGTGCTCTCTCCATGGAAGACAGGGCATCGCCCCTGCAAATCGCCTTCGTCTTCTTCAGACTGCTCCTCCACCAAATTCTGACATAGTGTACCTCACGCCAGGATCCCCTTTAACCCGGAGTGTTGTCAGCAGTAGTGCAGAGGACTTGGATGGCGTCTATCGCTCACCACCGAGTGCAGGTGAGGGCCGTGGAGCAGCATCCAGGCATGAGGAGCTCCGAAGAGTTGAAGGTGGCCGTCCTCGCTCACACTCCAGCTCTGGCACCCGACCCAGGCCTGACTGGGATCTTGGTGTGGTTGGGAGGCCTCGATCGCCATCTCTTCGAGGAAGAGGGACCGAAGTAACAGGAAGTGTTTATCAAAGTCCAGTAAGCCCATTACCTTCAGCAGCTCAGCATGCCAGGCAACCTGGCAGCTTAGTCCAGACAGAGTCTGTGTATCTAGCACCAAGCGGTCTTCCAAGAGCAAGTGAGGAGGCCAGTGAGACTACCTATCTTGTCCCCAGAGAAGCAATACCAACAGAAAACTCAGATGACTGTTACTTGGTTCCAAAGGGCACACCCCTAGCTGGTGAAGGCGTTTATCAGGCCCCAACTGGTGGAGTACTGGCTACTACTGCTGTGATTCCTAATGGAGCATCCAGTGCACCACAGGAAATACCTGGAGTGTATCAAACACCAAGCTCTGTGGGGGCAAATCTGCAAAAAACTCCAGTTAGTGTTTCTAATCATCAGCATCCATGCCAGACAACCACTCCTCAGGCGTCCCCAAGACCACTGCTCAAGGGTGCGTCACCCAACACTGCTGCTATCCGAGGCAAACCTGGTCTTGCCCATCGGGGTTCTCCTTTGCTGGTCAGAGCAGGGCAGGGGAGAGTTCCAGGATCACCAAATTTTGCCCGCAAACCTCCTCCACCGGCACCTCCTGTGAGGGGTGTCACTCGAAAAGATGTGCAGCAGCCAACTGCAGCCTCATCATCTGACACTAGCAACGCTCCAAAGGTCTCAGATCAGGGTTCTGCTACTGCCCTGCAACAGGAAGAGCATAAACCGACCCTGCAGTCCAAGAATGAACCGAAGAGTAACGGACTGGACAAGAACAGCAGGGTGCCACAGGAcaaagaggaaaataaagaTTCTGATCCTGTGGATGAACAG GTGTATGACACTCCTCCGATTGGAAGATGGCAATGCCGTGTACCTGATGTCGTAGAGGATGATGGCATTTATGACACACCACGTTGTGTCCCACCACAAGTTGAATCTGAgactgag GTGTACGATGTTCCAGCTATAACACTGAATGTGTGCGCGGCAGATCCTCCACGCAACGGCTGTGATGTGGACGATGATGATGTTTACAGCGTTCCTACACTACCGGGTGTCCCTTCAGGTCCAGGGGAGTCCATGACCAGCCTTTTGAGTGAAGATGCCGTTGTGATCGGCCAGTTGTACCGTGTTCCCAGCTGTGAGAAACGAGCCAGCACTGGAGACCAGCAGCAGGACACTACTGAGACGGATGGAGGCATATATGACATGCCTGCTCTGATTGCTGAAGTCCTGCCTcactcttcatcatcctcttctaCTTCCACCCGTCGGCTCTCCGTTTCGAGCAACGGCTCTGGTGACATTCAGTGGAGATCTTCCCTCTGCAGTCTGGTGCACTCAGTGCTGAGCATGGCCTCGTGCTCGCCTTCCATGTTGTCATCGCGGGACCTGGCAACATCACTGGCTGAAATTCTTTCTACCTGGAAAGCTAGTCACTCTGGGGATCCTCCGCCGCCGCTACAGCAGGCTTGGGCTCGCTTGTCTGATCTCTTGCCGGCTCTGTCGGCCATCGGCAATGCTCCTCCCTCGGAAGGACTTTTGTCCCTGGTTCATCGTTCTCTTGAAGAGAGCTCAATGCTGTTGCAAGTCCAGAGCCGCCCACGCCTGCCATCCCAAGAATCCCTTTCGCGCAGGCCTCTGCCAGCGCTACCAGTCCCTGATGGGAAGTCATCTGGAGGTGGAATGGGCTCACGTAAAGGTAGCTGGATCCAAGAAAGACCATTGCCCCCCACGCCTCAACCAACCTTCCCATTACCTTCCACTACGGCTCCTGTGACCATGACCGTGGGGTCGGGCGAAGAAGACGACCCGAGCAACGAATATGCAGGGATTGGTTTAACACCCATACCAATTGCTGTACCAACTGGGGACAGTGTTGGATATGTCAAATTGCAG GGAAAACCTGATCCACCTCCTATTGGTCTGGCTCAGAATGGGCAAACCATCACTGCAGAGTCAAGG CTGACCCCATCGCCACCTCTGCCAGTGTCCCTGTCCCTGGAGGACTCAGAGCTGTTGTCCTTCTACTCGTCTCAGAGCCTAGCACATCTTTCTTGCTTGGCAGACGCCATCGACGTGCTCTTCACCAGCGTGCAGGGGAATCAGCCTCCCAGAGTGTTTGTTGCGAGAGGAAAGAGTCTGATTGTGACAGCTCACAAACTAGTGTTTATTGGGGACACACTATCTCGTCTCCTCACCTCTGCTGACCTCCGAGCGAAG aTCACAACCTCTGGAGGACGACTCTGTCAGGCGTTAAAGTCAGTTGTCGTGGCAACAAAAGGTGCTGCCCAGAACTATCCTTCAGTGTCTGCTACTCAGGAGATGGTGGACCGTGTTGCTGAGCTATCCCAGCAAGCGGCTGGCTTCTCCACTCTACTCCAGCGTCTGGCGGAAATATCATCTTGA
- the LOC128755411 gene encoding apoptotic chromatin condensation inducer in the nucleus-like encodes MADEDITLDGKPLQSLRVADLKAALEQRNLPKSGHKPILLKRLKGALMLENLQKSSGSHSGLQPNSQIGEEMSQNSFIKQYLAQQQELLQQRLEREAQQEAGANLPMEDDDDQSGDDLSFVSNKPTHQIRTGQMEVGESTLSLSKTLTGPDVGAGVIHHQQGSVDVPRTRMQRAAQPAPSPPRAVASLSVRVLGQPDRQEPDTALPHALNKEGCTSSEPCPIYPVPHHSQAAAGVDGDIDDDADDNSKNDEEWGPCAIKKAKAAPPQIAINISSPVARSRRKLQPPQHIPPPQPHPGAMQHPTPPPSPPPDLFPLPDTPKQSPPDGDVDDDKKRGSHQSSGLPTALQRQNSESSSHSSSPEPPMKQGPGPLSVLVHKMELADTSARCEQAGSSSGSVFHNSEPKTQDKKREVEEDKPLKSVKGERQQEQRENRSSEKMETTHSEKENMERSKRKNVPGQKEVMVDDDSASSSDSDSSSSSSVGGEPCSTMQLKKVDQGRKAGDDTPVRKSEQRGLPRRLVTLFIFFTLSTRALWIIKAITLSS; translated from the exons ATGGCGGACGAAGATATTACGCTTGATGGAAAACCTCTACAGTCGCTTCGAGTGGCGGATTTAAAGGCCGCACTGGAGCAAAGAAACCTCCCTAAAAGCGGACATAAGCCAATACTTTTAAAGCGACTGAAAGGG GCTCTGATGTTAGAAAATCTGCAGAAGTCATCTGGCTCACACAGTGGGTTGCAACCCAACTCTCAG ATTGGGGAGGAGATGAGCCAAAATAGCTTCATAAAACAGTACCTGGCCCAACAGCAGGAGCTACTACAGCAGAGACTCGAGAGAGAGGCCCAACAAGAAGCTGGTG CTAACTTGCCAATGGAAGACGATGACGATCAGTCAGGGGATGACTTGTCTTTTGTCTCCAATAAG CCGACTCATCAGATCAGGACAGGACAGATGGAGGTGGGAGAATCAACTCTCAGTCTCAGCAAAACTTTGACTGGTCCTGATGTGGGTGCTGGTGTTATTCACCATCAGCAGGGGTCTGTTGATGTTCCTAGAACTAGGATGCAGAGAGCAGCCCAACCGGCTCCTTCTCCACCTCGTGCTGTAGCATCTCTCTCAGTACGTGTTCTTGGCCAGCCTGACCGCCAGGAGCCAGACACCGCGCTCCCACATGCCCTGAATAAGGAAGGTTGTACTTCAAGTGAGCCTTGCCCAATCTACCCAGTCCCTCACCACAGTCAAGCTGCTGCAGGTGTCGACGGAGACATTGATGATGATGCCGATGACAATAGTAAAAACGATGAAGAATGGGGGCCATGTGCAATTAAAAAAGCTAAGGCAGCTCCTCCCCAGATAGCCATAAATATTTCCTCACCAGTTGCCAGGTCTAGGCGTAAGCTTCAGCCTCCGCAGCACATCCCACCTCCACAGCCGCACCCCGGTGCCATGCAGCACCCTACTCCGCCTCCCTCACCACCTCCTGACCTGTTTCCTCTACCTGATACTCCCAAACAAAGCCCACCGGATGGTGATGTGGATGATGACAAGAAGAGGGGAAGCCATCAATCATCTGGCCTCCCAACCGCTCTGCAGAGGCAGAACTCTGAATCAAGTTCTCATTCCAGCAGTCCAGAGCCTCCTATGAAGCAAGGGCCTGGACCTCTGTCTGTGCTGGTGCACAAGATGGAGCTTGCTGATACAAGTGCCAGGTGTGAACAAGCTGGGAGTTCAAGTGGTTCTGTGTTTCATAATTCAGAgccaaaaacacaagacaagaaAAGAGAGGTAGAAGAAGACAAGCCTTTGAAGAGTGTAAAAGGAGAGCGACAACAGGAGCAAAGGGAAAACAGATCATCAGAGAAGATGGAGACGACACATTCAGAGAAGGAGAATATGGAGAGGAGCAAGCGGAAGAATGTGCCTGGTCAAAAAGAAGTGATGGTGGATGATGATTCTGCTTCCTCATCAGACTCTGATTCCTCAAGTTCATCTTCTGTTGGAGGTGAACCCTGCTCCACCATGCAGCTGAAG AAAGTTGACCAGGGAAGAAAAGCCGGTGATGACACGCCTGTGAGAAAGAGTGAGCAGAGAGGACTCCCAAGAAGGCTAGTCACACTTTTTATATTCTTCACTCTATCAACACGTGCTTTGTGGATTATAAAAGCAATTACCCTGAGTTCATAA
- the LOC128755410 gene encoding apoptotic chromatin condensation inducer in the nucleus-like isoform X1: MLSEGNKNGEVSEPSAAALSEADPESESSMAEQPAFPTEPVSNDAHLEECTTPKTFAARKISLTSNKMSPATTEGGAGESESATAGGRKRRWGSSTAVTTKKPSISITTESLKSLIPDIKVTQDAVVDLHPEELQLSGDEENHDNSQSDLDKGLKIRRTVTQVVPGDSQENGQDNEEEEIPKMEQVKHHKASKDKPQECQPGETTETTDDKLEVVEKKVTPSDSLVRRSISQQKSGVSVTIDDPIHSNRPLSPPRGKISSIVHVTNLVRPFTLGQLKDLLKQTGSLVEEGFWIDKIKSHCYVTYTTKEEAAATRAALHGVKWPQSNPKILNVDFCEQDELDFHKGVLKPERPENQPPQLAPQLPPQPPRLPPLMPERDRERERDHVRDRERERAMGGMRDLCAEREREMLRRERTRGEREWDRDKIKEFARPGEHERRSRSRERRRRERAKSKERKSDRKEKADEPPAKMLDDLFLKTKAAPCIYWLPLTEEQVAQRILERAERQKERERKLKEQKEEEDKKREEEKKERLKGREKEVAVTGNSRAAGRGTDVDRGRDRDRERDGDKRRDSGHRPSRPSVSTGNGRRSRSHSNPRDRRR; encoded by the exons ATGCTGTCTGAAGGCAACAAAAACGG GGAGGTGTCGGAGCCCAGTGCAGCCGCCTTGTCAGAGGCAGATCCAGAATCGGAGAGCTCCATGGCTGAGCAGCCAGCCTTTCCAACTGAGCCTGTCAGCAATGATGCCCACTTGGAGGAG TGCACCACTCCCAAGACCTTTGCTGCTCGCAAGATATCCCTGACCA GTAATAAGATGTCTCCAGCCACGACTGAGGGAGGGGCAGGAGAGTCCGAGTCAGCCACTGCAGGTGGAAGGAAGAGGCGTTGGGGCTCAAGCACGGCAGTCACTACTAAGAAGCCGTCAATTAGCATCACCACCGAATCTCTAAAG TCTTTAATACCAGACATTAAAGTAACCCAGGACGCTGTAGTGGATCTGCACCCTGAAGAGTTGCAACTGTCCGGAGATGAAGAGAACCACGACAACAGCCAGAGTGACCTGGATAAGGGCCTGAAGATCAGACGCACTGTCACACAg GTTGTTCCTGGTGACAGTCAAGAGAATGGCCAGGacaatgaagaagaggagattCCAAAGATGGAGCAAGTGAAACACCACAAGGCTTCGAAAGATAAACCGCAGGAATGTCAGCCAGGAGAAACGACAGAAACCACAGACGACAAACTGGAAGTGGTGGAAAAGAAAG TGACACCAAGTGACAGTTTGGTGCGTCGCTCTATCAGTCAGCAGAAGTCTGGTGTGTCAGTGACCATCGATGACCCCATCCATTCAAATAGGCCGCTGTCGCCCCCCCGTGGCAAGATCTCAAGCATCGTCCATGTCACCAACCTG GTGCGACCGTTCACTCTTGGCCAGTTGAAAGATCTGCTGAAGCAGACGGGCAGTTTGGTCGAGGAGGGCTTTTGGATCGACAAGATCAAGTCTCACTGCTATGTTACT TACACAACAAAAGAAGAGGCAGCAGCGACGAGGGCTGCCCTCCATGGAGTGAAATGGCCACAAAGCAATCCTAAAATCCTCAACGTGGACTTCTGTGAGCAGGATGAG TTGGACTTCCACAAAGGTGTTCTCAAGCCAGAAAGACCAGAAAACCAACCTCCTCAGCTGGCCCCTCAGCTGCCTCCTCAGCCTCCTCGACTGCCCCCCCTCATGCCTGaacgagacagagagagagagcgggaccACGTCCGTGACAGGGAGCGGGAGCGAGCCATGGGTGGCATGCGTGACCTGTGtgcagagcgagagagggagatgCTGCGCCGCGAACGAACCCGTGGGGAGAGGGAATGGGACCGGGACAAGATCAAAGAATTTGCAAGACCTGGGGAGCATGAGCGACGGTCGCGATCCAGAgagcggaggaggagggagagggccAAGAGCAAGGAGAGGAAGTCTGACAGGAAGG AGAAGGCAGATGAGCCTCCGGCCAAAATGCTTGATGATTTGTTCCTAAAAACCAAAGCAGCTCCTTGTATCTACTGGCTGCCCCTCACCGAGGAGCAG GTGGCTCAAAGGATTCTAGAAAGAGCTGAGCGGCAGAAGGAGCGTGAGCGAAAACTCAAAgagcaaaaagaagaagaggacaaAAAACgagaagaggagaaaaaagAGAGGCTGAAGGGACGAGAGAAAGAGGTGGCCGTGACGGGGAACAGCCGAGCCGCAGGACGCGGGACCGACGTGGATCGAGGGCGGGACCGGGACAGAGAGCGAGACGGGGACAAAAGGAGAGACAGCGGTCATCGGCCTAGTCGACCCTCAGTGAGCACTGGCAACGGTCGGCGCTCTCGTAGCCATAGCAACCCCAGAGATAGACGTCGCTGA
- the LOC128755410 gene encoding apoptotic chromatin condensation inducer in the nucleus-like isoform X2: MCTTPKTFAARKISLTSNKMSPATTEGGAGESESATAGGRKRRWGSSTAVTTKKPSISITTESLKSLIPDIKVTQDAVVDLHPEELQLSGDEENHDNSQSDLDKGLKIRRTVTQVVPGDSQENGQDNEEEEIPKMEQVKHHKASKDKPQECQPGETTETTDDKLEVVEKKVTPSDSLVRRSISQQKSGVSVTIDDPIHSNRPLSPPRGKISSIVHVTNLVRPFTLGQLKDLLKQTGSLVEEGFWIDKIKSHCYVTYTTKEEAAATRAALHGVKWPQSNPKILNVDFCEQDELDFHKGVLKPERPENQPPQLAPQLPPQPPRLPPLMPERDRERERDHVRDRERERAMGGMRDLCAEREREMLRRERTRGEREWDRDKIKEFARPGEHERRSRSRERRRRERAKSKERKSDRKEKADEPPAKMLDDLFLKTKAAPCIYWLPLTEEQVAQRILERAERQKERERKLKEQKEEEDKKREEEKKERLKGREKEVAVTGNSRAAGRGTDVDRGRDRDRERDGDKRRDSGHRPSRPSVSTGNGRRSRSHSNPRDRRR, encoded by the exons ATG TGCACCACTCCCAAGACCTTTGCTGCTCGCAAGATATCCCTGACCA GTAATAAGATGTCTCCAGCCACGACTGAGGGAGGGGCAGGAGAGTCCGAGTCAGCCACTGCAGGTGGAAGGAAGAGGCGTTGGGGCTCAAGCACGGCAGTCACTACTAAGAAGCCGTCAATTAGCATCACCACCGAATCTCTAAAG TCTTTAATACCAGACATTAAAGTAACCCAGGACGCTGTAGTGGATCTGCACCCTGAAGAGTTGCAACTGTCCGGAGATGAAGAGAACCACGACAACAGCCAGAGTGACCTGGATAAGGGCCTGAAGATCAGACGCACTGTCACACAg GTTGTTCCTGGTGACAGTCAAGAGAATGGCCAGGacaatgaagaagaggagattCCAAAGATGGAGCAAGTGAAACACCACAAGGCTTCGAAAGATAAACCGCAGGAATGTCAGCCAGGAGAAACGACAGAAACCACAGACGACAAACTGGAAGTGGTGGAAAAGAAAG TGACACCAAGTGACAGTTTGGTGCGTCGCTCTATCAGTCAGCAGAAGTCTGGTGTGTCAGTGACCATCGATGACCCCATCCATTCAAATAGGCCGCTGTCGCCCCCCCGTGGCAAGATCTCAAGCATCGTCCATGTCACCAACCTG GTGCGACCGTTCACTCTTGGCCAGTTGAAAGATCTGCTGAAGCAGACGGGCAGTTTGGTCGAGGAGGGCTTTTGGATCGACAAGATCAAGTCTCACTGCTATGTTACT TACACAACAAAAGAAGAGGCAGCAGCGACGAGGGCTGCCCTCCATGGAGTGAAATGGCCACAAAGCAATCCTAAAATCCTCAACGTGGACTTCTGTGAGCAGGATGAG TTGGACTTCCACAAAGGTGTTCTCAAGCCAGAAAGACCAGAAAACCAACCTCCTCAGCTGGCCCCTCAGCTGCCTCCTCAGCCTCCTCGACTGCCCCCCCTCATGCCTGaacgagacagagagagagagcgggaccACGTCCGTGACAGGGAGCGGGAGCGAGCCATGGGTGGCATGCGTGACCTGTGtgcagagcgagagagggagatgCTGCGCCGCGAACGAACCCGTGGGGAGAGGGAATGGGACCGGGACAAGATCAAAGAATTTGCAAGACCTGGGGAGCATGAGCGACGGTCGCGATCCAGAgagcggaggaggagggagagggccAAGAGCAAGGAGAGGAAGTCTGACAGGAAGG AGAAGGCAGATGAGCCTCCGGCCAAAATGCTTGATGATTTGTTCCTAAAAACCAAAGCAGCTCCTTGTATCTACTGGCTGCCCCTCACCGAGGAGCAG GTGGCTCAAAGGATTCTAGAAAGAGCTGAGCGGCAGAAGGAGCGTGAGCGAAAACTCAAAgagcaaaaagaagaagaggacaaAAAACgagaagaggagaaaaaagAGAGGCTGAAGGGACGAGAGAAAGAGGTGGCCGTGACGGGGAACAGCCGAGCCGCAGGACGCGGGACCGACGTGGATCGAGGGCGGGACCGGGACAGAGAGCGAGACGGGGACAAAAGGAGAGACAGCGGTCATCGGCCTAGTCGACCCTCAGTGAGCACTGGCAACGGTCGGCGCTCTCGTAGCCATAGCAACCCCAGAGATAGACGTCGCTGA
- the ajuba gene encoding LIM domain-containing protein ajuba, with product MDRPISKLLEKLKLTDSGSVKFHSSKKKHDTTSNANNSNANTGNPAGGGLPPAPSPTAATSPSRPGHFPVTTNDACVPASGRGAGVGMPPSQLLSPPQTSSSVGALPSEGEQPLHPSTLAPLRRRSPQQRASCYLGEGMDSHLRRESGLGPECDSLGGFGSKASLNQRRYSLELQQLVRRQQLLSQPPPLSVPPPYQSAGAYGSTSRPAGGGLAETGYLPEPERHKRLSLQEALLYKRLSTGSELWESTRPASLSHPPHRPSDVTGAGGGFFYPPGPTLSPCSSFSLQESLLVSPRSSFASSTASGGGGGSPMGSRCSSNRTSGISLGYDSRYSASGGLPPQQLSPSMQTGGSAAGYGAPGRPGVTPVEAWTQYLDRGLRAGAQDTRHSYPPAVGSPAAACYQSGPEWWEEQRVWMRGSEGGVLGERARYSDLPGTRYQEELTRLLLRDAAVEGEGLLDGLMLKEQSMALLALAKPNKALGPSSAGGPVQTKEEPAVAAGRDAGENRQEFFGTCVKCGKGVYGADNACQALDSLYHTRCFTCVSCGRTLRNKDFYNVSGAVYCKEDYMFSGFQAAAEKCSVCGHLILEQILQALGNSYHPGCFRCVVCAKALDGVPFTVDQHSSIYCVADYNKTFAPKCAACLQPILPTEGSEEILRVVSMNKDYHFECYHCEECGKQLSDKPGAQCFPLDSHLLCHSCHVSRVCTTHNIPPH from the exons ATGGACCGGCCCATTAGCAAGTTATTGGAAAAGCTCAAGCTGACTGACTCGGGGAGCGTGAAATTTCACAGTTCCAAGAAAAAGCATGACACCACCAGCAACGCTAACAACAGCAACGCAAACACTGGGAACCCGGCGGGCGGCGGGCTGCCACCAGCACCCAGCCCTACTGCTGCCACCTCACCCTCCAGACCGGGCCACTTCCCTGTGACCACAAATGATGCATGTGTTCCTGCAAGTGGCAGAGGAGCTGGGGTGGGAATGCCCCCCTCTCAGCTTCTCAGCCCACCACAGACTTCCTCTTCCGTGGGCGCCCTTCCTTCAGAAGGGGAGCAGCCACTTCACCCCTCCACGCTGGCACCGCTCAGACGACGCTCCCCCCAGCAGCGGGCTTCCTGTTACCTGGGTGAAGGTATGGACTCCCATCTGAGACGGGAGTCGGGCCTGGGCCCAGAATGTGACTCATTAGGGGGATTTGGCTCCAAAGCTTCTCTGAATCAGCGGCGCTACTCGCTGGAACTCCAGCAGCTGGTTAGAAGACAGCAGCTTCTCTCACAGCCCCCGCCTCTCTCTGTCCCCCCACCGTACCAGTCTGCAGGAGCTTACGGGTCAACATCCAGACCTGCGGGAGGAGGACTGGCGGAAACGGGCTACCTGCCCGAGCCAGAGAGGCACAAGCGTCTCTCTCTCCAGGAAGCCTTGTTGTACAAGCGCCTCAGCACAGGCAGTGAGCTGTGGGAAAGCACTCgccctgcctctctctctcatccGCCACATAGACCCTCTGATGTGACTGGAGCAGGAGGGGGGTTCTTCTACCCGCCAGGACCAACACTGAGCCCATGCTCATCATTCAGCCTCCAAGAGTCCCTGTTGGTCAGTCCAAGGTCCAGCTTTGCATCCAGCACGGccagtggtggtggaggaggaagtccCATGGGGAGCCGCTGCAGCAGTAACCGGACCAGTGGCATCAGTCTGGGTTATGACTCTCGCTACTCTGCCTCTGGAGGCCTCCCACCTCAGCAGCTGTCCCCCTCCATGCAGACAGGGGGCTCCGCGGCTGGCTATGGAGCTCCCGGGCGACCTGGTGTGACCCCTGTGGAGGCCTGGACTCAGTATTTGGACAGGGGCCTGCGCGCAGGTGCTCAAGACACACGGCATTCTTATCCTCCAGCAGTAGGAAGTCCAGCAGCGGCCTGCtatcagtctggtccagagtggTGGGAGGAGCAGCGCGTATGGATGAGAGGATCAGAAGGGGGCGTGTTGGGGGAAAGGGCTCGCTATTCAGACCTGCCCGGCACCAGGTATCAAGAGGAGCTGACCCGGCTTCTTCTCAGAGACGCCGCAGTAGAAGGGGAGGGTCTTCTGGACGGTCTGATGCTGAAAGAGCAGTCGATGGCCTTGTTGGCGCTTGCGAAACCCAACAAAGCTCTAGGACCTTCTTCAGCAGGCGGACCGGTCCAAACTAAGGAAGAGCCGGCAGTGGCAGCGGGAAGAGACGCCGGGGAGAACCGGCAGGAGTTCTTTG GAACCTGCGTCAAGTGTGGGAAAGGTGTGTACGGGGCGGACAACGCCTGCCAAGCCCTGGACAGCCTCTATCACACGCGCTGCTTCACCTGTGTGTCCTGCG GACGCACACTGAGGAACAAGGACTTTTACAACGTCAGTGGAGCTGTGTACTGTAAAGAGGATTACATG TTTTCAGGTTTCCAGGCTGCTGCTGAGAAGTGCAGTGTGTGCGGCCACCTCATCCTCGAACAG ATCCTGCAGGCTCTGGGGAACTCCTATCACCCGGGATGTTTCCGCTGTGTGGTGTGTGCCAAAGCTCTGGACGGGGTTCCTTTCACGGTGGACCAGCACAGCAGCATCTACTGTGTGGCCGACTACAACAA gaCTTTTGCTCCAAAGTGTGCCGCCTGTTTACAACCAATATTACCTACGGAG GGCAGCGAGGAGATCCTCAGGGTGGTGTCCATGAACAAAGACTACCACTTTGAGTGTTACCACTGTGAG GAGTGTGGCAAGCAACTTTCGGACAAGCCCGGCGCACAGTGCTTCCCACTGGACTCTCATCTCTTGTGCCACTCCTGTCACGTGAGCAGAGTGTGCACCACGCACAACATTCCCCCTCACTGA
- the mrpl52 gene encoding 39S ribosomal protein L52, mitochondrial, translated as MAAPVRALCCSVWRQSCRQLSSSCSLQGGQKWRKEHGLPRSGSEYGPLTDLPDWSFADGRPAPPMKGMLRRRQEREALSRRIVMLNSEVDKGIESWQTREEKAKKMEEHQRSVLLKPKGRLLIKKKSQT; from the exons ATGGCGGCCCCCGTAAGGGCATTGTGCTGCTCAG TGTGGAGACAGTCGTGCAGAcaactcagcagcagctgttcaCTACAAGGTGGACAGAAGTGGAGGAAGGA aCACGGACTTCCTCGAAGTGGCTCTGAATATGGGCCCCTGACAGACCTCCCTGACTGGTcctttgcag ATGGACGACCAGCACCACCAATGAAGGGCATGTTGAGAAGAAGGCAGGAGCGAGAAGCTTTGTCT AGACGTATCGTGATGCTGAACTCTGAGGTTGACAAAGGCATTGAGTCGTGGCAAACGCGAGAGGAGAAGGCCAAGAAGATGGAGGAGCACCAACGTTCAGTCCTGCTCAAACCTAAAGGACGGTTGCTGATTAAGAAAAAGTCACAGACTTAA